One stretch of Zerene cesonia ecotype Mississippi chromosome 20, Zerene_cesonia_1.1, whole genome shotgun sequence DNA includes these proteins:
- the LOC119834909 gene encoding CAP-Gly domain-containing linker protein 1 isoform X2 has protein sequence MNEKNEPIMEAGGVPPAPSSASSDTASTISTATSTVPRSEASRPTTFSKPSGLKPPSKIGRLCSNSAPKPAVPISPRADGSSSDARKFSDDSSRKHLSDLIEVEEDEVTSSLPDRPRMHRKASTSSRSSLTSMDALWEKHPRRLSEAGLRRSSDHSVVLTEDTDSFIIGERVWVGGTKPGQIAYIGETQFAPGDWAGIVLDDPIGKNDGSVAGVRYFQCPEKRGVFSRLTRLTREPLVSHAPHDASPVSDAGSVFERPPSGSARQQRRALSPNGSIRSIVSSKMNASISTTTGGDLRMGDRVIVSSSRGSKAGTLRYVGVTDFASGVWAGVELDDPIGKNDGSVDGKRYFECAPRFGLFAPISKVSRSPSNRKPGACAIHSNGRATPLRRSNSRESLTSLGTSIASSRAGVRLGVTSLGSQRVGAPRASSTPVSAKNALQELLREKQHHLERLMRERELERSEIAKVSLQADRAENALAQIQKEASEANSENAKLKAELEKLNKLLEDEKQKVEDLMFRNEEENINKEDYYRYKEAMERERTVREKHIRELEAEVALQAARAETTASALQALEEQRTAEMTAIAEQHKEELVAAQKLQKLLDEAYALLKEKENEKDSLGRSMSEELTKVKLESEKALLEAKTKMAISQTEFDTQLSVLTSKLQLVESKLETEKQNVERLNKDNSQIITDLNAKLTQLQATVDDKTLELNKVLGASKEHEVNLNKEISKLKMELSAKILDIEQLQDARSKQDAQCKSLHDEIERVKDELNTKIAEYESVLNEASQQEEKNKLEILRLQQDLSAKMKDYDKLLNESNITNETNEKVINEYKQTIHERDKEVIKLKGDFEEATANFNIKHSKIAEEHKKEIEDRNLKIEQLIKEIENHKLILEKNKVEIDSLTAQFNMNTDELKALKEENVRLKQNVNELTEINTNLKNKISSMELEIGELNRQLESTKEKCEELQKSKEKIENEYMNLTGQTTDSNEQFNKLSQHLKDTEKELQDLKDKHRETTNNYGRVEQELKQKIFKIQEDFSNERTELIRSIDENVEKHKIAEQKLQEIEQRVLQVNNRLKELETENDKLLDENTILKQEIESLKIKEQEMIHEFDGTRKKLEVDADKYKEEIALLKAEGASSEVKLIEKVDQLTDAQNDLNNKLEEARKHEDSLQKILDDMTLQMNNEKVQHEKERDQILNELANINTQAGVQKNEEIELKKTLEVKENDIKELKLKLEMLEIDLKSNEEIVVEKDRQMAQINEELTKMTDNKNKIEEQLNNILTESATLKQKYESLLKNSSTEESLLKEQLGQLETLKIEMATMVTEKCNLEAKYKETVLNISKLKENFDQVEVKLKETTEINAELTKLIEEKDNLLKTQSVKIEQDSNELKSVDEEIQKLKNELNSKMTALQEKEEQLNKLNDIVKEGSNDSKQAIEVLERETTELKRKHLHEVESLNNTIKSLQTSLTDQEKQLKELLQSKDKINELQTMLAKSDSDIKQLTNINEAQKLNYEDLNKQLQTQFDEYKKESKLLRHDLKAKVSDYEKELQDSRKKITTELETQNQLQTKLTEADKTILELKEKLELLSVQQTNVGEKDERLEKLTLELQATRNSNTEALQNMEKTLHSLRVDIEQKMALVKEKDSIIVRLQEDLKNFKSKVEISEREKILLQKEISKRNSEIRDKNDNNAMGTLGQGDTAPARSEEDKDMLDGQVNFLNSVIVDMQRKNEQLMARVQALEGSTIANEPPLFNGRKARAVAPRLFCDICDEFDAHDTEDCPKQALPELREAPEPGKKQPPPPRPYCDICEVFGHATENCDEEETF, from the exons ACGGCAGCTCTTCCGACGCAAGAAAGTTTAGCGACGATTCGTCAAGAAAACATTTGTCAG ATTTAATTGAAGTAGAGGAAGACGAAGTCACGAGCAGTCTACCGGACAGACCCCGAATGCATCGCAAAGCCTCCA CTAGTAGCAGGTCGAGTCTGACTTCGATGGACGCGTTATGGGAGAAACATCCGCGGAGGCTCAGCGAGGCCGGCCTCAGACGGTCCTCAG aTCACAGCGTAGTATTAACGGAAGATACCGACAGTTTCATTATTGGGGAGCGAGTTTGGGTTGGAGGAACGAAACCAGGTCAAATTGCGTATATTGGTGAAACACAATTTGCTCCTGGCGACTGGGCGGGAATTGTACTTGATGACCCTATTG GAAAAAATGATGGATCCGTAGCTGGAGTTCGATATTTTCAATGCCCCGAGAAGAGAGGGGTTTTTTCTCGTCTTACTCGATTAACTCGTGAACCACTTGTGTCTCATGCTCCTCATGACGCGTCACCTGTTTCGGATGCAGGAAGCGTTTTTGAAAGGCCACCATCTGGGTCTGCTCGGCAGCAAAGACGCGCCTTATCACCCAATGGAAGTATTCGTAGCATCGTCAGCAGTAAGATGA ATGCTTCAATTTCTACGACTACCGGTGGTGATTTACGTATGGGTGATCGCGTTATTGTCTCTAGTAGCCGTGGAAGCAAGGCTGGCACTCTCCGATATGTGGGTGTTACCGATTTTGCGTCCGGCGTTTGGGCCGGTGTGGAACTTGATGATCCTATTGGAAAGAACGATGGATCTGTAGATGGGAAGAG ATATTTCGAGTGCGCACCACGTTTTGGTTTGTTCGCTCCCATATCGAAGGTTTCTCGGTCTCCGTCCAACCGCAAGCCTGGTGCGTGCGCAATTCATAGCAACGGTCGCGCTACTCCATTGCGGCGATCCAATTCCCGCGAGTCGCTCACGTCTCTCGGCACATCGATCGCATCGTCCCGCGCAGGGGTGAGACTGGGGGTGACGTCGCTGGGTTCTCAG CGTGTCGGAGCTCCGCGAGCCTCTTCCACCCCGGTCTCCGCTAAGAACGCCCTGCAG gaaCTGTTGCGTGAAAAACAACATCATTTGGAGCGACTTATGCGAGAGAGGGAGTTGGAGAGATCTGAAATAGCGAAAGTGTCCCTTCAGGCTGATCGGGCGGAAAACGCGCTTGCGCAAATACAGAAGGAGGCTTCGGAG GCAAATTCTGAAAACGCTAAACTTAAAGCTGAACTTGAAAAGTTGAATAAGTTGTTGGAAGATGAAAAGCAGAAAGTTGAAGATCTTATGTTTAGAAATgaagaagaaaatattaataaagaagaCTATTAT AGATATAAAGAAGCGATGGAG CGCGAAAGAACGGTTCGAGAGAAGCATATTCGTGAGTTGGAAGCAGAAGTTGCATTACAAGCGGCCCGTGCTGAGACTACGGCGAGCGCGCTTCAAGCGCTTGAAGAACAACGAACCGCTGAAATGACAGCTATAGCGGAACAACATAAAGAAGAATTGGTGGCTGCTCAAA AATTACAAAAACTTCTAGATGAAGCATATGCGCTGTTAAAGGAAAAAGAGAATGAGAAAGATTCTCTAGGCAGAAGTATGTCGGAAGAATTAACTAAAGTGAAATTGGAATCGGAGAAAGCTCTCCTCGAAGCTAAAACCAAAATGGCTATTTCACAAACTGAGTTCGATACTCAATTATCAGTTTTAACGTCCAAATTGCAGCTTGTAGAATCCAAGCTGGAGACTGAAAAACAAAACGTAGaacgtttaaataaagataatagtCAAATAATTACGGATCTAAATGCTAAGTTGACACAACTTCAAGCTACAGTAGACGATAAAACATTAGAATTAAACAAAG taCTTGGTGCTAGTAAAGAACATGAAGTCaacttaaataaagaaattagtAAGTTAAAAATGGAACTTAGTGctaaaatattagatattgaACAGTTGCAAGATGCAAGATCTAAACAAGACGCTCAGTGTAAATCATTGCATGATGAAATTGAACGCGTAAAAGatgaattaaatactaaaatagcAGAATACGAAAGTGTTCTAAATGAAGCTTCACAacaagaagaaaaaaataaactagagATTTTAAGATTACAACAAGATTTGAGTGCCAAAATGAAGGATTATGATAAACTACTTAATGAATCgaatattacaaatgaaacaaatgaaaaagtgatcaatgaatataaacaGACAATTCATGAACGTGACAAGGAagttatcaaattaaaaggTGACTTTGAAGAAGCGACGgctaatttcaatataaaacatagtaAAATTGCCGaagaacataaaaaagaaatagaagatcgtaatttaaaaatagaacaacTAATCAAAGAAATTGAGAACCACAAGCTGATATTGGAGAAAAACAAAGTTGAAATCGATAGTTTAACCGCGCAATTTAATATGAACACAGATGAATTAAAGGCATTGAAAGAAGAAAACGTAAGGCTTAAACAAAACGTCAACGAATTGACGGAAATTAATACAAACTTGAAAAACAAGATATCATCAATGGAACTGGAAATTGGTGAACTTAACCGTCAATTAGAAAGTACCAAAGAGAAATGCGAAGAATTGCAAAAATCgaaagaaaaaattgaaaatgagtATATGAATCTTACTGGTCAAACAACAGATTCCAATGAACAGTTTAATAAACTATCTCAACACTTGAAAGATACAGAAAAAGAACTTCAGGATCTGAAGGATAAGCACAGAGAAACTACCAATAATTACGGTAGAGTAGAACAAGAGCttaagcaaaaaatatttaaaatacaggaGGACTTTTCCAATGAACGTACAGAATTAATACGATCTATTGATGAGAATGTTGAAAAGCATAAAATTGCTGAACAAAAATTACAGGAAATAGAACAACGTGTGTTACAAGTTAATAATCGTCTTAAAGAACTTGAAACTGAAAACGATAAACTATTAgatgaaaatacaattttgaaaCAAGAAATTGAaagtcttaaaataaaagaacaagAAATGATTCATGAATTTGACGGAACTCGGAAAAAACTTGAAGTAGATGCAGATAAATATAAGGAAGAGATTGCACTTCTGAAGGCAGAAGGTGCTTCATCAGAAGTGAAATTGATTGAAAAAGTAGACCAACTTACCGATGCGCAAAATGACcttaataacaaattagaaGAAGCTAGGAAACATGAGGATTCTCTGCAGAAAATTTTGGATGACATGACGTTACAAATGAACAATGAGAAGGTACAACATGAAAAGGAAAGagatcaaattttaaatgagttaGCAAATATTAACACTCAGGCAGGTGTCCAGAAAAATGAAGAGATAGAATTGAAGAAAACATTAGAAGTAAAAGAGAATGATATAAAAGAGCTCAAACTAAAATTAGAAATGCTTGAGATAGATTTGAAGTCAAATGAAGAAATCGTAGTAGAAAAAGATCGCCAAATGGCTCAAATCAATGAGGAACTTACAAAGATGActgacaataaaaataaaattgaagagcaattaaataatattctcaCTGAGTCTGCGACACTGAAGCAGAAATATGAAAGCCTTCTTAAAAATTCTTCGACGGAAGAATCTTTGTTGAAGGAACAACTTGGACAGTTGGAGACTTTGAAAATAGAAATGGCAACCATGGTTACAGAGAAATGTAATTTGGAAGCCAAATACAAagaaacagttttaaatattagcaaGCTTAAGGAAAATTTTGATCAAGTGGAAGTTAAATTAAAGGAAACAACAGAAATCAACGCTGAACTTACAAAACTCATCGAAGAAAAAGATAACCTATTAAAAACGCAGAGTGTAAAAATTGAACAGGATTCCAACGAACTTAAATCAGTAGATGAAGAAATCcaaaaactgaaaaatgaaCTTAATAGTAAGATGACTGCACTCCAGGAGAAGGAAGAacaacttaataaattaaacgacATTGTAAAAGAGGGATCTAATGACTCAAAACAAGCTATCGAAGTTTTGGAACGAGAAACTACCgagttaaaaagaaaacatttacatGAGGTAGAATCTCTTAATAATACTATCAAAAGTTTACAAACCAGCTTGACGGACcaagaaaaacaattaaaagagTTATTGCAATCAAAAGATAAGATAAACGAATTACAAACAATGCTTGCAAAGTCTGATAGTGACATTAAACAATTAACGAATATTAATGAAGCTCAAAAACTAAACTATGAAGACCTGAACAAACAACTTCAAACACAGTTTGATGAATACAAGAAAGAGAGTAAATTATTAAGACACGACCTTAAAGCTAAAGTGAGTGATTATGAAAAAGAACTTCAAGATTCAAGAAAGAAAATAACCACTGAACTAGAAACCCAAAATCAGctgcaaacaaaattaacagaAGCAGATAAGACTATATTAGAATTAAAGGAGAAGTTAGAATTACTGTCTGTACAACAAACAAATGTCGGTGAAAAAGACGAGAGATTAGAAAAACTTACATTGGAACTACAAGCGACAAGAAACTCCAATACTGAAGCTTTGCAAAATATggaaaaaacattacattcaTTGCGAGTCGATATCGAACAAAAGATGGCACTCGTGAAAGAGAAGGATAGTATTATTGTACGCTTACAAGAAGATCTCAAG AATTTTAAATCGAAAGTAGAAATTTCTGAAAGAGAAAAGATTCTTTTGCAAAAGGAGATTTCTAAACGAAATAGTGAAATACGAGACAAAAACGACAATAATGCGATGGGGACACTGGGACAAGGAGATACTGCGCCTGCACG atcAGAAGAAGATAAGGATATGTTGGACGGTCAAGTGAATTTTTTGAATTCCGTGATCGTAGACATGCAACGAAAGAACGAACAACTGATGGCAAGAGTTCAAGCGCTCGAGGGCAGCACCATTGCTAATGAGCCTCCACTTTT CAACGGGCGCAAAGCGCGGGCAGTGGCGCCGCGTTTGTTCTGCGATATCTGCGACGAGTTCGACGCGCACGACACGGAGGACTGCCCCAAGCAGGCGCTGCCCGAGCTGCGCGAAGCGCCCGAGCCGGGCAAAAAGCAGCCGCCGCCACCAAGGCCTTACTGCGATATATGTGAAG tGTTTGGCCATGCTACGGAAAACTGTGATGAAGAAGAGACCttctaa